A stretch of the Archangium violaceum genome encodes the following:
- a CDS encoding winged helix-turn-helix transcriptional regulator: MKRTSLEGAACPVARSLDIIGDWWSLLIIRDAFDGMRRFGEFQKSLGVAKGILATRLRNLVAMGVLELAPASDGSAYQEYVLTEKGRGLFPVVVSLRQWGEEYLYEPGEPHSLLVDNEKGEPVGRLELRSRSGRALGWADTTVKKLPVSSSKRSRR; this comes from the coding sequence ATGAAGCGTACCAGCCTCGAAGGAGCGGCTTGCCCGGTTGCGCGATCGCTGGATATCATCGGCGATTGGTGGTCTCTTCTGATCATTCGCGATGCCTTCGACGGCATGCGCCGCTTTGGCGAGTTCCAGAAGAGCCTGGGCGTGGCGAAGGGAATCTTGGCGACGCGCCTGCGCAACCTGGTGGCCATGGGAGTCCTGGAGCTGGCGCCGGCCTCCGACGGCAGCGCCTATCAGGAGTATGTGCTGACGGAAAAGGGACGTGGCCTCTTTCCTGTCGTGGTGAGCTTGCGCCAGTGGGGCGAGGAATATCTCTACGAGCCCGGCGAGCCCCACTCCCTGTTGGTTGATAACGAAAAGGGTGAACCCGTCGGCCGGCTGGAGCTGCGCTCCAGGAGCGGGCGCGCCCTGGGTTGGGCGGATACCACGGTCAAGAAGCTCCCGGTTTCGTCTTCGAAGCGGTCTCGTCGCTGA
- a CDS encoding MFS transporter, translated as MTQTRLSPGVVLLFAVACGLSVANIYYAQPLLDVMARDLSISPASIGIVVTVTQMGYALGLIFIVPLGDLLDRRRLIVGQATLSAMALLLVSQAPTATVLLAGMVVVGLLAVVVQVLVAFAAALAEPAERGRVVGSVTSGVVIGILLARFVSGVLADLGGWRSVYLASAMLTLLMAALLSRTLPRQEKGSEVPSYPALLRSVLVLFLEEPVLRIRAVIGLLIFATFSTFWTSMVLPLSAPPILLSHTEIGLFGLAGVAGALAAGGAGRLADRGQGQRTTGLSLALMLAAWIPIVFTHVSLGALIIGVIVLDLAIQAVHVTNQSMIFAVRPEARSRLVGGYMVFYSMGSASGSIASTLVYSWGGWLGVCALGAAISTVALLFWAATRHLTGEAHSERHVNSSERGASSRTSEQLDASPSRQAR; from the coding sequence ATGACACAAACCAGGCTGTCACCAGGAGTCGTCCTGCTCTTCGCGGTCGCATGCGGGCTGAGTGTCGCCAACATCTACTACGCGCAACCGCTGCTCGATGTGATGGCGCGAGATCTATCGATCAGCCCCGCGTCCATCGGCATCGTCGTGACCGTGACCCAGATGGGATACGCGCTGGGGCTCATCTTCATCGTGCCGCTGGGCGACCTGCTCGATCGCCGCCGGCTGATCGTCGGTCAAGCCACGCTCTCCGCGATGGCGTTGCTCCTCGTGAGCCAGGCCCCCACGGCGACCGTCCTGCTCGCGGGGATGGTTGTTGTCGGCCTGCTCGCCGTCGTCGTGCAGGTGCTCGTTGCCTTCGCGGCGGCCCTGGCCGAGCCAGCGGAACGTGGGAGGGTCGTCGGCTCGGTCACGAGCGGCGTGGTGATCGGCATCCTCCTGGCTCGATTCGTCTCCGGAGTGCTCGCGGACCTCGGCGGTTGGCGCTCCGTCTACCTCGCGTCGGCGATGCTGACCCTGTTGATGGCGGCGTTGCTGTCCCGGACGCTTCCGCGCCAGGAGAAAGGGAGCGAGGTGCCCTCCTACCCGGCCCTGCTGCGCTCCGTGCTGGTACTGTTCCTCGAGGAGCCGGTCCTCCGCATCCGCGCCGTCATCGGGCTGCTGATCTTCGCCACGTTCAGTACGTTCTGGACCTCGATGGTCCTGCCGCTCAGCGCGCCACCGATTCTGCTATCCCATACGGAGATCGGATTGTTCGGCCTCGCCGGAGTGGCGGGGGCGCTCGCGGCTGGAGGCGCGGGACGCCTGGCCGACCGCGGCCAGGGCCAACGGACGACGGGCCTCTCTCTCGCACTGATGCTGGCGGCCTGGATTCCGATCGTCTTCACCCACGTCTCGTTGGGGGCGCTGATCATCGGGGTCATCGTCCTGGACCTGGCGATACAGGCGGTCCATGTGACCAATCAGAGCATGATCTTCGCGGTGAGGCCGGAGGCCCGCAGCCGGCTCGTCGGCGGTTACATGGTCTTCTATTCCATGGGGAGTGCCAGCGGCTCCATCGCGTCGACGCTGGTCTATTCGTGGGGAGGATGGCTCGGTGTCTGCGCGCTCGGAGCGGCAATCAGCACGGTGGCGCTGCTGTTCTGGGCGGCCACACGACACCTGACGGGAGAAGCTCACTCCGAACGGCACGTCAACTCATCCGAGCGGGGCGCCAGCTCGCGCACCAGCGAGCAGCTCGACGCATCACCCTCCAGGCAGGCGCGCTGA